In Lysobacter luteus, a single window of DNA contains:
- a CDS encoding c-type cytochrome, protein MLVGLSFIAVLAMAGFVWSGLYNIGADDPHTGPVYSALETLRERSIKVRAKELQVPNLEDPARIVQGSGNYAAMCAGCHLAPGVPDTELSRGLYPAPPNLTRHMVDAAEAFWVIKHGIKASGMPAWGESMADEYIWNMAAFLQVLPTLDEAGYQAIVDSSGGHSHGGGETQPHPHGEGAAANHHDDPAAGAAAADGSGGHVHPPGTPPHDDAAAKPQTGMDDHHGDGGQAPHAHPPGTAADHHEPEAQPRMVEHRHADGTVESHPAPQTNPADDGHDHEH, encoded by the coding sequence GTGCTGGTCGGACTGTCGTTCATCGCCGTGCTGGCGATGGCGGGCTTCGTCTGGTCGGGGCTGTACAACATCGGCGCCGACGACCCGCACACGGGACCGGTCTACTCGGCACTCGAAACGCTGCGCGAACGCTCGATCAAGGTCCGGGCCAAGGAGCTGCAGGTGCCAAACCTGGAGGATCCGGCGCGGATCGTCCAGGGCTCGGGCAACTATGCCGCCATGTGCGCCGGCTGCCATCTGGCACCGGGGGTGCCGGATACCGAGTTGAGCCGGGGTTTGTACCCCGCCCCGCCGAACCTGACCCGGCACATGGTCGACGCCGCCGAAGCGTTCTGGGTCATCAAGCACGGCATCAAGGCATCGGGCATGCCGGCTTGGGGCGAGAGCATGGCCGACGAGTACATCTGGAACATGGCCGCGTTCCTCCAGGTGCTGCCGACGCTCGACGAAGCCGGGTACCAGGCCATAGTCGACAGCAGCGGCGGGCATTCGCACGGCGGCGGGGAGACCCAGCCACATCCTCATGGGGAAGGCGCCGCGGCGAACCATCATGACGATCCAGCGGCAGGCGCCGCAGCGGCTGATGGTTCCGGGGGCCATGTGCATCCACCAGGCACGCCGCCCCATGATGACGCGGCGGCCAAACCGCAGACCGGCATGGATGACCACCACGGCGATGGCGGCCAGGCGCCGCACGCACATCCGCCGGGCACGGCTGCCGATCACCACGAGCCCGAGGCGCAACCGCGGATGGTCGAGCACCGCCATGCCGACGGAACCGTCGAATCACACCCTGCACCGCAAACGAATCCGGCCGACGACGGCCACGACCACGAACACTGA